One Ctenopharyngodon idella isolate HZGC_01 chromosome 3, HZGC01, whole genome shotgun sequence genomic window, CAGCGAGACTTCTCTATCTCTCTGCAGGCAATCAGGTCAATGTATCCAGTTCAAACTCTCTCCACCTGCATGGCAACTTCAGCCAGGATGCCACTGAGGGGTTGAGTTCTTTGAATGCCACCTTCACCCAGGATGCTGCTGAGGGGTCTGGTTCTTTCAACGCCACATTCAGCCTGGACGATGAAGTGGGGTCCGGTCCTGTCAACGCCACCTTCAGCCAGGATTCCACTGAGGGGTCCGGCCCTGTCAACGCCACCGTCAGCCAGGATGCTACTGAGGGGTCTGGTCCTATGAATGCCACTTTCAGCCAGGGTGTCGCTGAGGGGTCCAGATCTGTGAATGCCACCTTTAGCCAAGACACTGCTGAGGGGTCCGGTTCTGTCAACGCTACTTTCAGCCAGGATTCTGCTGAGGGGTCCGGTTCTGTGAACTCCACCTTGAGCCAGGATGACGCTGAGGGGTCCAGATCTGTGAATGCCACCTTTAGCCAAGACGCTGCTGAGGGGTCCGGTTCTTTGAATGCCACATTCAGCCAGGATTCTGCTGAGGGGTCCGGTTCTGTGAATGCCACATTCAGCCAGGACGCCGCTGAGGGGTCCGGTTCTGTGAACGCCACCTTGAGCCAGGATGATGCTGAGGGGTCCGGTTCTGTGAATGCCACATTCAGCCAGGATGATGCTGAGGGGTCCGGTTCTGTGAACGCCACTTTCAGCCAGGATTCTGCTGAGGGGTCCGGTTCTGTGAACTCCACCTTGAGCCAGGATGATGCTGAGGGGTCTGGTTCTGTGAATGCCACTTTCAGCCAGGATTCTGCTGAGGGGTCCGGTTCTGTGAACTCCACCTTGAGCCAGGATGATGCTGAGGGGTCCGGTTCTGTGAATGCCACATTCAGCCAGGATGATGCTGAGGGGTCCGGTTCTGTGAACGCCACTTTCAGCCAGGATTCTGCTGAGGGGTCCGGTTCTGTGAACTCCACCTTGAGCCAGGATGATGCTGAGGGGTCTGGTTCTGTGAACGCCACATTCAGCCAGGATGATGCTGAGGGGTCCGGTTCTGTGAATGCCACATTCAGCCAGGATGATGCTGAGGGGTCCGGTTCTGTGAACGCCACTTTCAGCCAGGATTCTGCTGAGGGGTCCGGTTCTGTGAACTCCACCTTGAGCCAGGATGATGCTGAGGGGTCTGGTTCTGTGAACGCCACATTCAGCCAGGATGATGCTGAGGGGTCCGGTTCTGTGAACGCCACCTTGAGCCAGGATGATGCTGAGGGGTCTGGTTCTGTGAACGCCACTTTCAGCCAGGATTCTGCTGAGGGGTCCGGTTCTGTGAACTCCACCTTGAGCCAGGATGATGCTGAGGGGTCTGGTTCTGTGAATGCCACTTTCAGCCAGGATTCTGCTGAGGGGTCCGGTTCTGTGAACTCCACCTTGAGCCAGGATGATGCTGAGGGGTCCAGTTCTGTGAATGCCACATTCAGCCAGGATGATGCTGAGGGGTCTGGTTCTGTGAATGCCACATTCAGCCAGGATGATGCTGAGGGGTCCGGTTCTGTGAACTCCACCTTGAGCCAGGATGATGCTGAGGGGTCTGGTTCTGTGAACGCCACTTTCAGCCAGGATGATGCTGAGGGGTCCGGTTCTGTGAATGCCACCTTTAGCCAAGGCGCTGCTGAGGGGTCCGGTTCTGTGAATGCCACATTCAGCCAGGATGATGCTGAGGGGTCTGGTTCTGTCAACGCCACTTTCAGCCAGGATGATGCTGAGGGGTCCGGTTCTGGGAATGCCACCTTCAGCCAGGATGCCACAGAAGAGTCCAGTTCTATTTTTGCCCCTATCCACTTAACAAGTCAAGATTctttgtaacaaaataaaattgtccTTTTGAATGGGTTGCTTGGTTTGTTAACTCCATCTTGCTTTTAGGTTTGCTAAAAGATTTTACAGCCACTTGGGTTAGTTTAATGATTAAGATGTGGATAACATGAGGCCTGTCTTTTGAGGTGAGGCTTTGCCCAACAAATCACTGAACTTCACAGCTCAAACATTTCTTcccagtttaattttttttggggggaCTATGATGTGGAAAGTGACTGCAATATTTTGCAGATATTGCAATATTTCAAGAGAAGTGAGTTGTCCTCTTTATTTGGTTTTCACCAGTTGATGTGGAATAATACACTGTGTTGGGTCTTCAGTCAGTGGAGGTCAATGAATCAAGAGATACTTTAGTTCTATGGGATATAACATCAGCTTGTGTGCTGAGTGATTAATTAATGATCTCATTAATTAGCAGATATGCCCCAATAATGAGTTAACAAGTCATCCAGGTGGTACAAATGGTTTTGTTTGGCTTTAAAAGACCTGGGGCCGTATGTATAAAGCCGCTCAGAGTAAAATCTTAAGTGTGTCAAAATTCTAACAATGACATAATTTCACTCTTATTCCTAGACTTAAGAATAAGTATGATTCATAAAGGTTCTTAAGTGTCAAGACTAGGTCTTCGCTTCTAAATTATTTAGGAAAGCTGTAGAGGTCTCCTAACCTAGTTAGGAGTAccaagatggcagcaaagaagaGGAGACACACGCTTTCCAATGAAGATATGATGACATGGAGTTGATAAAATGATATTAACTTGATaattctttttgtaactgacctaataagaaataattttaaagtaataactttaaataaatgtaataaatttacttatttttacttaataattaatacgtttaatgcattttaatacatttaatgactttgaataaactttttatatCTTTAATGTAATAACGCCTCCCACTCTACAAATCAATGCTCTGAATAGTAATTACCTTTTTTGGTAACTGTAAAAATGCAGCAAATGACTTGGACTCATCAGTCCACAGTAAGCAGGCTCTTAAATAGTACTATTGCTGAACTTACCACACTAAACATAGTGgccaaaattgatgtgcaaagttttttttttttaatgaccctacaattcaaaaccatcgaaatatgagaaaatatttttatttttatgtttatattatttaaatattttaaaatatgagggGAGAGTAAAACACTAAACTAAgcaaaggtatttatctgacaaaatttttggcaaagaaaaaggaaaactacagctacaggtttcaGAAAAGCtcagaaaaaagcacaaaatggctacaacataatcagtttttaatatttaactggttctcttgtttttgcatgtgttcataatttctttgtatgacagcatgggcaaaaataatttgaaatttcatttcattatcacacatgaaacaattgactccaagcacagctACACGAAATGCTTAcatcttttaacacatttttaaaaatatttgaattaaggtTGACAATGTCAATTTTCATATGGCTGGACATCACATTTGGCCACTACTCTATGGCAGTTCATTGACTTTCCAACTGACCATCAAACCATGAGGCAAAACTTTATGTTGATTGTGGGCTTCCCTGGAGTTGTTGGAGCCATTGATGGAACTCATGACACATCATTGCTCCAATTGTAAATGAGGAGACATATATCAAGAGAAAAAGATTCCACACCATCAATACTAACTTGTGATAATTTTACACAATACAaacctatttttaaaaataaatttaaacattaaaacatttcagtgtcttaaatgattttatttttatttttataataacaacattaaattattagtgttgtGCTGCTGTGACTTCACCCTTGCAGACTCGCTATTGGCTGATTCAGAGGTTGAGGGCGGCCATTTTGACTTGACATCGTTGTGGTCCTTAGTTCACAACACTTAAGTCAGCACTTAAGAATCAGTCTTATACTTTACtaaaagttgcttttagcttctttataaaagtctcctACTCTTAGAAAAGTCTTACTTTTTACTAagaattttttgacacttaagtcCAAACTTAAGACTGTTCttaagagcatttctgagaagttttatacatacgggcccaggggccgtattcacaaaacattttatcttaccactaagagttctcctaaatggcaataaaagttcttagctaagagttttctcttaaaacctattcacaaagctgttGAGACAAACTTTTATTAAGGAATAAacagaagtcttaagctaagagaaagagtggggttgacctcgttgctatggatgatgtcaacacgcttactaactatgcacacagtgattggctgatagggGAGGGGTCTCTATCAGTGatttatgctgcattcacatgCTATctgaaatttgataattcctaCTTCTGAAGACGTGATTATGAACTTATCACATTCAAGTTGGAATTCaaaatgggagggcgttcatatgtgatttttacctaggaaactcgtatttatgataattccgagagcacgtgaaggcagcattaatcatagaaatattgtagaatgaggtattATGTTGccataaagattttaaaataaaaatgtcatatttaaataaagattttaaaataaaaatgctgtcgtattcaaataaagattttaaattgtaagctaagtgtcactaattaaacaagtATCAGCTTGAGAGGaggcatatatatacacagccAACTCATCTAGTTACCTCAGTCCTCTGCAGatttctgcatccctccaccaccccaacTCACTCTCGGCTGTTCCCAGGATAcaggggagtactctgggtttgaGCTAAATTCCGAGCTTGAAGCCTTCGATCCTCCcggacagcacaccaaatacgcttattttaatcttttactctatttgatcatttgtaagtgtgaactcaagAAAACAACTGCCACATGTAATCGgacattatttttacatttttttattttcaaatgtttaattttggcatttttgttttttttttattatgaaaggACAGTGAGTATAAGGAAGCAAAGTGGGAGAGAGAAAGGGGGACGGGATCGGGAAATGTCCATGAGCCGGAACCCGAGCTGCCGACAAGGCTATGAACGCAGAAGATGGGGCATTATTTTCAACTTGACCTGTTCTATTCTCCATCATCCAATGCATTTTGCCTGTacataaataaatctttatGTTATGTCATTgcagattaaaataaatcaaaatatttattgcatttatgaagaaaagtttcagcacccaaggctctatcgcctattgcctcaatggtgtacagtgtctttgatCGGAGTGCCGGCAAAAACcattttaggattgtttgtgatttggtcttagtgacttaggagtcctctcTATACTCCTaacttttcacagatttaggagctagttttagtgctaaaatgctttgtgaaatactcttagagcaaaaatttaggagtcctaaatttACGACTGTCaagcccattatttttaagagtttctcctaaatcagcaagttaggagctacttttagccttaagatgttttgtgaatacggcccctggcTTTTAACACAATCGATGCGTTTTAGAATCCGGCTTTTGCCGAGCTCGCGTTTATTAAATTAGGGGACTGATGACTTTTCCAACCCTGCTATTCTagtttttcaatttttaaaacctccagaatgttttaaaatgttattgttaCTTTGATGATGAATTTTAATCCCAGCATGCCTGTGACATCCTGTCTTTTTATGTCTGTACTGGGCTGTGGTGTTGTAAATTAAAAGATCCctcttattttactttaatttacaCCACAATCTCAGAGCCGCTTGATTGGATGAAATGTagcatttttatgaatttagtcGCTTTGTGTAGTACATGCTGAGTATACtatcatgtattttttttttttttaaataaacttcttATTCTGCATCTGTTTTTTATTGAATGTCTTATATTTGCCcattaaaaatgacatgaaggtCTTGACCAGAATTCCAGATGCTTAACTTTCCATCCATCAATCTCATAGATGGACGTCTTCCGTCGGGTCAGTCGTGAACGTATAGCCTCACCTGCATTCATTTATGTCCTAAGCTCTGATCTATTGACTGAATAAAGAAGGATATTGATCCACACCTGCTGCACAAACTAGACTTAATAGAGTTCAGCATGGGACGAGAACATCAACTATAGCCAATCTGTGTTTTAGAACGAAAGTACAGGGAAGAATTTGCATACAGGAATCTTAAGTGTTGAATGACTTCTTAATGTAAGCATCATTTGCTTATacatcatattttatattttttcaaggTTAAACTACATAGAATATTATagataatatttttgacttgtgAATATCTAGTGAAAAATATGGAAGTTTTGTGTTTCATAAGGACAAAGGTTCATAAGGACATTAGCTCACCAGATAGTGTTGTAAACCAGCCGTTTTTTTAATGCAGACCATCTCACTGTCTATTGATCAACTGTGAGACAGCTGCCGCTTGAGTATTGCAAAGCGAGAGCCCGGACAACGTGTCATTGTTTGATTTATGACTGTGCATCTCAACATGACACTGTATTAAAACCATCTTAATCATATTCTGCATAGTggtttaaaaatgctttttatcaGAAAGTGTTGATAAATAGTGACGAACTGATCCATGAGATTGGTGTTTAAGTTCAAATGTGTCACCTGtacaccccaaaatgaaaattaagcaataagccccaagaagccgtggtttacagtgaatttataacagctaagggacgttgttaggcatgacgcagagctgttataaattcactgtaaaccacggctttacggggcttattgcttttataaaacggttaccacacaatacaaatattaaagccaaaaaatatgtatcaatgcaactttcatgaagtaaaatcactaaaagccttcatTCCGCTAGAAGAAATAGTCCCTGACAGTGAACAGCAAaataagttacattattacgccattagatggcggcaaagattgcGACTGCGATCGCTCAAAAAagacaaagacttttatattgaaacttgttgtgaacacggaacaataTGCAAAAGACAAATGTATTGACTacctgtcagtgtcagcagagcttatttttatgaacataggactgacctgaaggaaaatactcaatttgaatgcaggtaatacacttggtcactcgatatctctctcacaatactcttctacataatgcagtaagcttcaatgaacaaaattaatggagaacaaacatatttttacgttgctaagagtggttgctaagacagaagcagcaacatacacactcagtggcgcagcgatactaatgtaatgcggtcagctgtatgttttcgggaattttacaaagacttcgaacgcggctcaaccaatcagaatcaagggccggaactatccaTTTTCTAATGAATAACGACTAAAGTTTCACATAAAACGATATGGCTGTTTGAACTACTTTTATTGTGCTTTCTGTCTTTTTGTGGAGTTTACAGTCATGGACATCATCTACTTTCATTAGGCCGGAtatgagtttggaacaacatgagggtgagtaaatgatgactaaaCTTTCATtgtggggtgaactaaccatttaagagttttttttttttttttttttgtgattttcagCTGGCTACATGAAAGATTTATGTCTTTGTCCACctgttaatcaaataaatggGTTTATATGACTTTTCCAATAAATAATATTGCACAGCGTTGTAAATTCAATGAATGATGCTTAATGTTTCTGTTTATAGTGACATTAGTCAATTGttcattttgataaataataaCTAAACTGAACTATTGATTTTGCTGTTTCCAACCAGTGAATTAATAGATCAGTAGATTTATTGTTTATGATTATATATGACCGCTccatgttttttattgtttgatacTGTgagtttttataaatgtattgcaTTGGGTTGAATGAACTTATGCACTGTCTTGCTCTCAGCGTTGACTGATGGTATGAGACTGGTGTTTATTCCAGACAGTTAAGCCTTGTGCTGTCAGGCGGGATACAAGCACACATGGACAGTAATGTATCTGTAACACAGCAGTGCTGCCTTATGAACAATCGTATTTACAGCAGTGTCATGCTATTTTATTTGAGCCATGAATTTTTGAGTCGAAGGTGGAATTAATTTTTAGATGTTTgtattttgatgaaaatatcCTTTAAATTTAGTCAGTATTTTTCGTCAtgtcattattcattttaatgtcaATTTCACCGTCTAAAACGGCATATAATATTAGTGGACAAAAATAGTGTGTTGTTACAGAAAGAGCACAAtgtcacttaaagggttagttcacccaaaaaatgaaaattctgtcatttattactcaccctcatgttgttccacactcgtaagactttcgttcatctttggaacacaaatttttgataaaatccgatggctcagtgaggcctgcattgccagcaagacaattaacactttcagatgcccagaaagctactaaagatatttaaaacagtcgacgtgactgcagtggttcaaccttaacgttatgaagcgacgagaatactttttgtgcgccaaaacaacaacaacaacatctagtgatgggcgatttcaaaacactgcttcatgaagctttacgaatcttttgtttcgaattagtggttcgaagcgtgtatcaaaccgccccccagtggtgaaccattgaaatttagaAACACTTacgatgtaacgaagcctcatttactgaatcatgtgactttgggaGTTTGATACACgttccaaaccactgattcgaaacaaaagattcgtaaagcttcgaagcttcaagaaacagtgttttgaaatcgcccgtcactagatattgttgaataaagtcgttattttttttatttttattttttttggcacacaaaaagtattcttgtcacttcataacattaaggttgaaccactgtactcacatgaactgttttaaatatgtctttagtagctttctgggcactgaaaaagggagtgttattgctggcgatgcaggcctcactgagccatcagatttgatcaaaaatatcttaatttgtgttccagagATGAACGTatgtcttacggatgtggaacggcatgagggtgagtacttaatgacagaattttcatttttgggtgaactaaccctttaatgtgtttttgtgcaagtggaatgagtaaataaatgttcacatttagtctagtgcacacaacacctctgtaCTTACAATTTCTCTCCCGATTTCTGGAGACAGAAGAGCTGTCAGTCTATAAATAGGAGAACAAAGTttcttgcgttacttatttgaaaaagtaactcagatattttgttgtaaatttcaaagtaatgcattactttactagttacttgaaaaaataatctgattacgtaTAACTCATGTAAATTGTCTTACCCCCTTGACCCCCACAAAAACACATCTGATTGAGATCAGGCCAACCCCAAACCAGGCTATTTATTCCCGTTTTAACCTTTTGcacttgtttgtgttttttggcACACTGTGGTTGACATTCTGAACTGTTGTGTCTCCTAAGTGTTTCCTGTTTGCATTAACACTGCTTTCAGTTGACTGGGTTGGCTGTAACAGGGCAATTATTTACTGGCTTGCTGGAAAGGTGGCATCCTGTGACAGTACAATTTTGACCTTCATTGTGTGGGTCAT contains:
- the LOC127507351 gene encoding uncharacterized protein LOC127507351; this translates as MSMDRGKNRTGLFCGILAEGGIPRTGPLSIILAESGVDRTRPLSIILAECGIHRTGPLSSALAKGGIHRTGPLSIILAESGVHRTRPLSIILAQGGVHRTGPLSIILAECGIHRTRPLSIILAECGIHRTGPLSIILAQGGVHRTGPLSRILAESGIHRTRPLSIILAQGGVHRTGPLSRILAESGVHRTRPLSIILAQGGVHRTGPLSIILAECGVHRTRPLSIILAQGGVHRTGPLSRILAESGVHRTGPLSIILAECGIHRTGPLSIILAECGVHRTRPLSIILAQGGVHRTGPLSRILAESGVHRTGPLSIILAECGIHRTGPLSIILAQGGVHRTGPLSRILAESGVHRTGPLSIILAECGIHRTGPLSIILAQGGVHRTGPLSGVLAECGIHRTGPLSRILAECGIQRTGPLSSVLAKGGIHRSGPLSVILAQGGVHRTGPLSRILAESSVDRTGPLSSVLAKGGIHRSGPLSDTLAESGIHRTRPLSSILADGGVDRAGPLSGILAEGGVDRTGPHFIVQAECGVERTRPLSSILGEGGIQRTQPLSGILAEVAMQVERV